The following coding sequences lie in one Daphnia pulex isolate KAP4 chromosome 1, ASM2113471v1 genomic window:
- the LOC124190704 gene encoding syntaxin-17-like yields the protein MSKVNSSFRVRIYELPLNRFANVALPQFLGQLQQHESNLNKHIKEKDWDKVRTEQLKLQQVASQLQAALRELEGVGCQLKPEDEKEFENKIRPYRIQALNAVKKFKQNPNENFDSHVSESEQKQQLMLSQEQILPEEIEVEQRKIQLETYEDLQKDIEELHNLFSEFAQQVHTQGSTVSNIESNVDDALENVKEGQQNLAKAAKFKATMYPVTGALIGTCIGGPVGFLAGLKIGGLAALGGSLLGFASGRGLKKWQESVVNEPAENLTKSQSSPVNLGNTSGSKTVPHSISFSGSHQKETMAIDSKRDDCDRDRLHLKNL from the exons ATGTCAAAAGTTAACAGTTCTTTCAGAGTAAGAATATATGAATTACCTCTGAATCGCTTCGCAAATGTTGCGTTGCCACAGTTTCTTGGACAGCTACAACAACATGAAAGCAACCTAAATAAA CATATCAAGGAGAAAGATTGGGACAAAGTACGAACTGAACAGCTAAAATTACAACAGGTTGCTTCTCAATTGCAAGCTGCTCTACGAGAATTAGAAGGAGTTGGATGTCAGTTGAAACCGGAAGATGAAAAggagtttgaaaataaaattagaccTTACAGAATTCAAGCTTTAAatgctgtaaaaaaatttaaacaaaaccCGAATGAAAACTTTGATTCCCATGTATCGGAAAGTGAACAAAAGCAACAATTGATGCTAAGTCAAGAACAGATTTTaccagaagaaattgaagtaGAGCAACGAAAAATTCAGCTTGAGACATATGAAGATTTGCAAAAAGATATAGAGGAGTTACACAACCTATTTTCAGAATTTGCTCAACAAGTTCAT ACTCAAGGAAGTACAGTCAGCAACATTGAAAGCAATGTTGATGATGCTCTAGAAAATGTTAAAGAAGGACAACAGAATTTGGCCAAAGCTGCAAAGTTTAAGGCAACTATGTATCCAGTAACAGGAGCTCTTATTGGTACTTGTATTGGCGGCCCTGTTGGCTTTCTTGCTGGCTTAAAAATAGGTGGGCTTGCAGCACTTGGAGGTTCTTTATTGGGCTTTGCAAGTGGTCGTGGTTTAAAGAAATGGCAAGAATCGGTCGTTAATGAACCAGCTGAAAATTTAACCAAAAGTCAGTCATCTCCTGTTAATTTAGGCAATACTTCTGGATCAAAAACAGTTCCACACTCAATCAGCTTTAG TGGTTCACATCAGAAAGAAACGATGGCGATTGATTCCAAACGTGATGACTGCGACCGTGATCGACTACATCTAAAAAACCTATAA